A stretch of the Poseidonibacter antarcticus genome encodes the following:
- a CDS encoding ferritin-like domain-containing protein, translating into MEENINEQILLSQRVDVNAQEEITSQVLRIAVYDEFKAYETYTKIMEKFGFVQPFINIREAESRHYSVLIPLLEKYGVEVPINDWAEKIEVPNTYIECCELGVASEIKNIAMYDNLISHTVELDIKDVLFRLQAASYNNHLPAFRNCVINHYTAANNEEFNQEDLMQKLGEYQGLFDDVMNGNIDQSKLTEILSKLNISMISGVGFGGAAVALLNTYMNNKNNKE; encoded by the coding sequence TTGGAAGAAAATATCAATGAACAAATACTCTTATCTCAAAGAGTAGATGTCAATGCCCAAGAAGAAATTACTTCACAAGTTCTTAGAATTGCTGTATATGATGAATTTAAAGCGTATGAAACATATACAAAAATAATGGAAAAATTTGGATTTGTTCAACCATTTATAAACATTAGAGAAGCTGAGTCTAGACATTATTCTGTACTTATTCCACTTTTAGAAAAATATGGGGTTGAAGTTCCAATCAATGATTGGGCGGAAAAGATTGAAGTACCTAATACATATATAGAATGTTGTGAATTAGGTGTTGCATCAGAAATAAAAAATATTGCAATGTATGATAATTTAATATCACATACAGTTGAACTTGATATTAAAGATGTTTTATTTAGATTGCAAGCGGCTTCTTATAATAATCATTTACCAGCATTTAGAAACTGCGTAATTAATCATTATACTGCTGCAAATAACGAAGAATTTAATCAAGAAGATTTAATGCAAAAATTAGGAGAATATCAAGGTTTATTTGATGATGTGATGAATGGAAATATTGATCAAAGCAAATTAACAGAAATTCTTTCTAAATTAAATATTTCAATGATTAGTGGTGTAGGCTTTGGAGGTGCGGCAGTTGCACTTTTAAATACTTATATGAATAATAAAAACAATAAGGAATAA
- a CDS encoding Fur family transcriptional regulator, with product MENKYEIDFDDFLKNFKKQISNKGYKNSIQKDYILKILFFMDEHLTAEQINAKVKMEYNVDIGIATVYRTMKFFEELNLVELLDIGDGVKRYELSIALHHDHLVCTSCGKIVEFTDDFIEEQQIKVAKKHNFNLKDHIMTIYGLCEDCQ from the coding sequence ATGGAGAATAAGTATGAAATTGATTTTGATGATTTTTTAAAGAATTTTAAAAAACAAATATCAAATAAAGGGTATAAAAACTCTATTCAAAAAGATTATATTCTAAAAATTCTTTTTTTTATGGATGAGCATTTAACAGCAGAGCAAATTAATGCAAAAGTAAAAATGGAATATAACGTAGATATAGGAATAGCTACAGTTTATAGAACAATGAAATTTTTTGAAGAACTTAATCTTGTTGAGTTATTAGATATTGGCGATGGTGTTAAAAGATATGAACTAAGTATAGCTTTACATCATGATCATCTTGTTTGTACTTCTTGTGGGAAAATTGTTGAGTTTACTGATGATTTTATAGAAGAACAACAAATAAAAGTAGCTAAAAAACATAATTTCAATTTAAAAGACCATATTATGACAATATATGGTTTATGCGAAGATTGTCAATAA
- a CDS encoding sensor histidine kinase codes for MNKLSIKKKLLIYVFFIQVFILIIFSISLHKALEISTIDKLESTLKVITLDIVDDILEKDNFEDLNFDEEKEYKFEPLYIRFIKLDKKINIIKNISFPEEIKSDISKLNLYNKDIIIFDEQDPYLISRLKFIINNESYVLEVATNDINLNNTLENFLYILVFIIPIILIFATIGGYFIIYKSFYPIEQIVQNLKEINSKNLSKRLERLENNDEIDNLSKEINNLLNRLEISFEKVTQFTSDASHELKTPLTIIRGELEIALRKDRSTNEYKDTLNTSLEEVLLIQQTIEDLLFLAKTKDKLEYIENEIYLDEITLQAGKELEKFAKLKKVDIKYDILEPFQINGHSQLLKIALKNIIKNAIIFSYENSSIYIKNYRNNDYYIISVKDNGIGIAKDEQKKIFEKFYRTDKSRSKDSGGTGLGMSISKKIMQIHNSIIILESIENSGTTVFLKFPI; via the coding sequence ATGAATAAATTATCAATTAAAAAAAAGTTATTGATTTATGTATTCTTTATACAAGTATTTATACTTATAATCTTTTCTATTTCACTACATAAAGCTTTAGAAATATCTACAATTGATAAGTTAGAAAGTACTTTAAAAGTTATAACTCTCGATATTGTCGATGATATTCTTGAAAAAGATAATTTTGAAGATTTGAATTTTGATGAAGAAAAAGAATACAAATTTGAGCCTTTGTATATCAGGTTTATAAAACTAGATAAAAAGATAAATATTATAAAAAATATTTCTTTTCCAGAAGAAATAAAAAGTGATATATCAAAACTTAATTTATATAATAAAGATATCATTATCTTTGATGAACAAGATCCTTATTTAATTAGTAGACTAAAATTTATTATTAATAATGAATCTTATGTTTTAGAAGTTGCAACAAATGATATAAACTTAAATAATACCTTAGAAAATTTCCTCTATATACTTGTATTTATTATTCCTATTATTCTTATCTTTGCAACAATTGGTGGATACTTTATAATTTATAAATCTTTTTATCCAATAGAACAAATTGTCCAAAATTTGAAAGAAATTAATTCAAAAAATTTATCAAAAAGATTAGAAAGACTTGAAAACAATGATGAAATAGATAATCTTAGCAAAGAGATTAATAATTTGCTTAATAGATTAGAAATATCTTTTGAAAAAGTTACACAATTTACAAGCGATGCTTCTCATGAATTAAAAACGCCACTTACAATAATAAGAGGTGAACTTGAAATTGCATTAAGAAAAGATCGCTCAACAAATGAATACAAAGATACTTTAAATACCTCTTTAGAAGAAGTATTACTTATTCAGCAAACAATAGAAGATTTACTTTTTCTTGCTAAAACAAAAGATAAATTAGAATATATTGAAAATGAAATTTATCTTGATGAAATAACATTACAAGCAGGAAAAGAATTAGAAAAATTTGCTAAATTAAAAAAAGTAGATATAAAATATGATATTTTAGAGCCTTTCCAAATCAATGGACATTCACAACTTTTAAAAATTGCGTTAAAGAACATAATTAAAAATGCAATAATCTTTAGTTATGAAAATAGTTCAATTTATATAAAAAATTATCGAAATAATGACTATTATATTATTAGTGTAAAAGATAATGGTATAGGTATTGCAAAAGATGAGCAGAAAAAAATATTTGAAAAGTTTTATAGAACAGATAAAAGTAGAAGTAAAGATTCAGGTGGAACAGGATTAGGAATGTCTATTTCTAAGAAAATTATGCAAATTCATAATTCTATAATTATATTAGAAAGTATAGAAAATTCTGGAACTACAGTATTCTTAAAATTTCCAATTTAA
- a CDS encoding response regulator: MKILIIEDDEKIINFLRKGLEEESYTVDSSLNGEEGIYLASVNIYDLILLDIMIPLKDGIEVCKTLRNSNIQTPIIMLTAKDSIEDKIKGLDIGANDYLAKPFSFSELLARIRVQLRPKNSFDTTLRIADLELNLLTKTAKRANNNITLTAKEFSILEFLIKNKNQVLSETIILDSLSNLDEINMSNVVNVYIYRLRNKIDKPYTKKLIKTVRGMGFKINDE, encoded by the coding sequence ATGAAAATTTTAATTATAGAAGATGATGAAAAGATTATTAACTTTTTAAGAAAAGGGTTAGAAGAAGAGTCTTATACTGTTGATTCTTCATTAAATGGTGAAGAAGGTATTTATTTAGCAAGTGTTAATATTTATGATTTAATTTTACTTGATATTATGATTCCTTTAAAAGATGGTATAGAAGTTTGTAAAACATTAAGAAATTCAAATATACAAACACCTATTATAATGCTTACAGCAAAAGATTCTATTGAAGATAAAATAAAAGGCTTGGATATTGGTGCAAATGATTATCTTGCCAAACCTTTTTCTTTTTCAGAATTATTAGCAAGAATTAGAGTTCAATTAAGACCGAAGAATTCATTTGATACAACTCTAAGAATTGCAGATTTAGAACTTAATTTATTAACAAAAACAGCAAAACGAGCCAATAATAATATAACTCTTACTGCAAAAGAATTTTCTATATTAGAATTCTTAATAAAAAATAAGAACCAAGTCTTATCTGAAACAATTATTTTAGATTCATTAAGTAATCTTGATGAAATAAATATGAGTAATGTCGTAAATGTATATATTTATAGATTAAGAAACAAAATTGATAAACCATACACAAAAAAATTGATTAAAACTGTTAGAGGTATGGGCTTTAAGATTAATGATGAATAA
- a CDS encoding metallophosphoesterase, whose translation MKLPSAKTIEVLVNHRYLNGLKILHLSDLHIDKKVSKENLLELINICTDLDYDFAVITGDIIDCKVENIKEKLQILNNLAFVKPVYYISGNHDVFYGLEDLKKELISFVFMDNQAVYIEFNNNKICLVGLADRFSKFFGVKRDEKKIASLLKNNEATIFISHQPKDYTFAVDSKSDIFLCGHTHGGQIFPFHYLVKLVQPFLAGLFYKNKTAIYVNRGLGTWGIDFRYKANSEISIVKLISKDVK comes from the coding sequence ATGAAATTGCCTAGTGCTAAAACAATTGAAGTATTAGTAAATCATAGATATTTAAATGGTTTAAAGATACTTCATTTAAGTGACCTACATATTGATAAGAAAGTTTCTAAAGAGAATTTATTAGAGTTAATTAATATTTGTACAGATTTAGATTATGATTTTGCTGTTATAACAGGTGATATTATTGATTGTAAAGTAGAAAATATTAAAGAGAAATTACAAATTTTAAATAACTTAGCTTTTGTAAAACCTGTATATTATATAAGTGGGAATCATGATGTTTTTTATGGATTAGAAGATTTGAAAAAAGAGCTTATATCTTTTGTTTTTATGGATAATCAAGCAGTTTATATAGAGTTTAATAATAATAAAATTTGCTTAGTAGGTTTAGCTGATAGATTTTCAAAGTTTTTTGGAGTAAAAAGAGATGAAAAAAAGATTGCTAGTTTACTAAAAAATAATGAAGCTACGATTTTTATTTCTCATCAACCAAAAGATTATACTTTTGCAGTTGATTCTAAAAGCGATATTTTTTTATGTGGGCACACTCATGGTGGGCAGATTTTTCCTTTTCATTATCTAGTAAAATTAGTACAACCTTTTTTAGCAGGACTTTTTTATAAAAATAAAACAGCAATATATGTAAATAGAGGACTAGGTACTTGGGGAATTGATTTTAGATATAAAGCTAATAGTGAGATTAGTATAGTAAAATTAATTTCAAAAGATGTAAAATAG
- a CDS encoding YceI family protein codes for MRSMILILVFTVFSFGSNLILQKGEIIAHTRIFGDSKIDPKTKNISSSLIISKNVESIKGNITITSISLKSDNLDRDEHMYKVLNILKYPKINFQIKSIKKIDENYQINGILTLNGQEKEVLSIATISEHKDEVSILGYFSINLTQFNIEPPSLLFLTVRDKIEIKYDLLYKNSLIKSF; via the coding sequence ATGCGTAGTATGATTTTAATTTTAGTATTTACAGTTTTTTCTTTTGGAAGTAATTTAATATTACAAAAAGGTGAGATTATAGCTCATACAAGAATCTTTGGAGATAGCAAAATTGATCCAAAAACAAAAAATATTAGTTCAAGTCTAATAATAAGTAAAAATGTAGAATCAATAAAGGGGAATATTACTATAACATCAATATCTTTGAAAAGTGATAATCTTGATAGAGATGAACATATGTATAAGGTTTTAAATATACTAAAGTATCCAAAAATCAATTTTCAGATTAAAAGTATAAAAAAAATTGATGAAAATTATCAAATTAATGGGATTTTAACATTGAATGGTCAAGAAAAAGAAGTTTTATCAATTGCTACAATTTCTGAACATAAAGATGAAGTAAGTATTTTGGGATATTTTTCGATTAATTTAACACAGTTTAATATAGAACCACCATCATTATTATTTTTAACAGTTAGAGATAAAATAGAAATAAAATATGATTTGTTATATAAAAATAGTCTAATAAAAAGTTTCTAA
- a CDS encoding cbb3-type cytochrome c oxidase subunit I — protein sequence MDNFNTFIQTHFKISLIFFGIGLIFGLFYSINLLGFSINSQTLLPTNLRALHISLMLYGFVPLMLSYLPFLLIKKEVGSSKKGLHYLNLYTIFWYIFLIFMISSLLFGNTRGLAFYDFPYELNFILAFAGIFYIIALYNFIKMYKVHPMWVKVCLRVVIIAPIALLILMNPIIGQVESTVSGPHGDNTLGMSLALIPLYYLIIKLLNKEEFIARWNLLWIIPTVFYFSSVLYRIFFEPLTYNQEWFLEYLSLLYVPLLYRWYKDSNIEHFAKLSLFISIFAFLFVDIEGNILFIPEIRWIFHRNDLIVAHAHIAMGIAVFFMVLCMFTSYINELKKTAFYYLYLLGLLGIFFSLSFSGFVEAGILNSNIKLLWILRSCFGLITLSSLLFFIQSKYTLSTLQKYNLIGVLSDGLGGIGLILLSSFIYPLLGFTFAGSYEYIVFTFVSMTGIIHFMALKYKEHQIILTNITVIIRVFISSVFFALYISKTLGFIGLIISAFDLTFVLVYLIFFYQKDILCKN from the coding sequence ATGGACAACTTTAATACTTTTATACAAACACATTTTAAAATATCTCTAATATTTTTTGGTATTGGTTTAATTTTTGGACTTTTTTATTCAATAAATTTATTAGGTTTTTCTATTAATTCTCAAACACTATTACCTACAAATTTAAGAGCTTTGCACATAAGTCTAATGCTTTATGGTTTTGTTCCATTAATGCTTTCATATTTACCTTTTTTATTAATAAAAAAAGAAGTTGGTTCTTCCAAAAAAGGACTTCATTACTTAAATTTATATACTATTTTTTGGTATATCTTTTTAATCTTTATGATAAGTTCTCTTCTGTTTGGAAATACTAGAGGATTAGCTTTTTACGATTTTCCTTATGAGTTAAATTTTATACTTGCCTTTGCTGGAATATTTTATATAATTGCTTTGTATAATTTTATAAAAATGTACAAAGTCCATCCTATGTGGGTAAAAGTGTGTTTACGAGTTGTAATCATTGCACCTATTGCACTTTTGATTTTGATGAATCCTATAATTGGACAAGTTGAAAGTACAGTATCGGGACCTCATGGAGATAATACATTAGGAATGAGTTTAGCACTTATTCCATTGTATTACTTAATAATCAAATTATTAAATAAAGAAGAATTTATTGCTAGATGGAATCTTTTATGGATTATTCCTACTGTATTTTACTTTTCTTCTGTTTTATATAGAATATTCTTTGAGCCATTAACGTATAATCAAGAATGGTTTTTAGAATATTTAAGTCTTCTATATGTCCCTTTACTTTATAGATGGTACAAAGATTCAAATATTGAGCATTTTGCAAAGCTTTCACTTTTTATATCAATATTTGCTTTTCTTTTTGTAGATATAGAGGGAAATATTCTTTTTATTCCTGAAATTAGATGGATTTTTCATAGAAATGATTTAATAGTAGCTCATGCTCATATAGCAATGGGAATTGCAGTATTTTTTATGGTTTTATGTATGTTTACATCTTATATAAATGAGCTTAAAAAAACAGCTTTTTATTATCTTTATCTTTTAGGATTACTTGGTATTTTCTTTAGCTTAAGTTTTTCTGGTTTTGTTGAAGCTGGTATTTTAAATAGTAATATTAAGCTACTATGGATATTAAGATCATGTTTTGGTTTAATCACATTATCAAGTTTACTTTTTTTTATTCAAAGTAAATATACACTAAGTACTTTACAAAAATACAATTTAATAGGTGTCCTAAGTGATGGTTTAGGAGGAATTGGACTTATTCTTCTTTCTAGTTTTATTTATCCACTTCTTGGTTTTACATTTGCAGGAAGCTATGAATATATCGTATTTACTTTTGTAAGTATGACAGGAATAATACATTTTATGGCTTTAAAATATAAAGAACATCAGATTATTTTAACAAATATAACAGTTATTATAAGAGTTTTTATAAGTTCTGTTTTTTTCGCTCTTTATATTTCTAAAACTTTAGGGTTTATTGGCTTAATTATTAGTGCTTTTGATTTAACATTTGTACTAGTGTATTTAATTTTTTTCTATCAAAAGGACATATTATGCAAAAATTAA
- a CDS encoding ABC transporter ATP-binding protein: MIKAINISHSYSNDIALQNIDFEVKKGEFVAIIGESGSGKSTLLSILSTLLKPTSGEIFFKDINFKDIKNIDTFRQENIGFIFQFHYLIDYLNIKENIQIANEHARDKEIEELLELLGIKNIINKYPNEISGGQRQRAAIARALINKPKVIFADEPTGNLDSKNSQNVFDIFKKLSKEGTTIIVATHDINLSSKADRIVEVKDGQL, encoded by the coding sequence ATGATAAAAGCAATAAATATATCACATTCTTATTCAAATGATATTGCTTTACAAAATATTGATTTTGAAGTTAAAAAAGGTGAGTTTGTAGCTATTATAGGAGAAAGTGGGAGTGGTAAGTCAACTTTACTTTCTATACTTTCAACTCTTTTAAAACCCACATCTGGTGAAATCTTTTTTAAAGATATAAATTTTAAAGATATTAAAAATATTGACACTTTCAGACAAGAAAATATTGGTTTTATATTCCAATTTCATTACCTAATTGATTACTTAAATATAAAAGAAAATATACAAATAGCAAATGAACATGCGAGAGATAAAGAGATTGAAGAGTTATTAGAACTTTTAGGAATTAAAAATATCATAAATAAATATCCAAATGAAATTTCTGGAGGACAAAGACAAAGAGCTGCAATTGCCAGAGCTTTGATAAATAAACCAAAGGTAATTTTTGCAGATGAACCAACAGGAAATTTAGACTCAAAAAATTCTCAAAATGTATTTGATATTTTTAAAAAACTATCAAAAGAAGGAACTACAATAATAGTAGCAACTCATGATATAAACTTATCTTCAAAAGCAGACAGAATAGTGGAGGTAAAAGATGGACAACTTTAA
- a CDS encoding ABC transporter permease, which produces MISSAVKALKANYLKTILIYLSLIFSITSIFLISSISNGIISMYSSMLKSDGDIIITQAKISDTFFSNVNINLITKINKLSNVKNSSAIIVGASPVEKLPIVAVYGVSENRFANYKLVKDSYPKENEVLVGQSIYKQLKNKKTIEIANKTFKVSGVFQSDIGFENGGVVLNIKEAGEIFNKSASMIMVNSKINKNGDTNIKKLIKDISSLSSKIDVKSTKSFVNNYNQFKIIQTSSNAISFIAFAMGLLGIVSIMSITINQRKSEFGIKRAIGIPMRKIVFQIMSESFILGFFSFISAFVLSHIVLYFIKNSSSLQGYVNGEISTNLSLYIFATSIIMAMLGAVIPALNAAKIDPVILIQGNKI; this is translated from the coding sequence ATGATTTCATCTGCTGTAAAAGCACTAAAAGCCAACTATTTAAAAACTATTTTAATATATTTGAGTCTAATATTTTCTATTACTTCTATATTTTTAATTTCTTCTATTTCAAATGGTATTATTTCAATGTATTCATCTATGTTAAAAAGTGATGGAGATATTATCATTACTCAAGCCAAAATATCTGACACATTTTTTTCAAATGTAAATATTAATTTAATCACAAAAATAAATAAATTATCTAATGTAAAAAACTCATCTGCAATTATTGTAGGAGCATCTCCTGTTGAAAAACTCCCAATTGTTGCAGTTTATGGAGTAAGTGAAAATAGATTTGCAAATTATAAATTAGTAAAAGATTCTTATCCAAAAGAAAATGAAGTTTTAGTAGGACAATCAATTTATAAACAACTTAAAAATAAAAAAACAATAGAAATTGCAAATAAAACATTTAAAGTATCAGGTGTTTTCCAAAGTGATATAGGTTTTGAAAATGGAGGAGTTGTTTTAAATATAAAAGAAGCTGGAGAAATTTTCAATAAAAGTGCTTCAATGATAATGGTAAACAGTAAGATAAATAAAAATGGTGATACAAATATTAAAAAACTTATAAAAGATATTAGTTCTCTTAGTTCAAAAATAGATGTAAAATCTACAAAAAGCTTTGTTAATAACTATAACCAATTTAAGATAATCCAAACCTCATCAAATGCTATTTCATTTATTGCATTTGCTATGGGTTTACTTGGGATTGTAAGTATTATGAGTATTACAATAAATCAAAGAAAAAGTGAATTTGGTATTAAAAGAGCAATTGGAATTCCAATGAGAAAAATAGTTTTTCAGATAATGAGTGAAAGTTTTATCCTTGGTTTTTTTAGTTTTATTTCTGCTTTTGTTTTATCACATATAGTTTTATATTTTATAAAAAATTCTTCTTCTCTTCAAGGTTATGTAAATGGTGAAATATCAACAAATTTAAGTCTTTATATTTTTGCTACTTCAATTATTATGGCTATGTTAGGAGCTGTTATTCCCGCACTAAATGCAGCCAAAATAGATCCCGTTATTTTAATTCAAGGAAATAAAATATGA
- the dauA gene encoding C4-dicarboxylic acid transporter DauA, whose translation MKSNLFSGVVVGIISLPLSMALSIAIGTPPENGIYTAIIAGILTAIFGSSRVNISGPTAAFVVILIPIVQQYGLKGLLVCGILSGIFQILMGLSKLGSLIELVPYPITVGFTSGIAIVIATLQIKDFFGLTVEHFDGDFLEKVYILFTSLHTFRIEEFSIGLLTILIIVFWKKKNYKTPGSLVSLVVVTVLAYLYNNYADAYQIATINSNFSYIVNGETFSGIPSNPLTFTIPWADFTITKELIKDLIPHSIAIAVLGSLESLLCAVISDGMTKKKTNPNKELIGQGITNVILPFFAGIPATAAIARTVVNIKSGATSPLSSVFNSVFIFIAVISIAPILSYLPMASLSGLLLIVAWNMSEYKHFINIVKNAPRDDIYILLTCFILTVLLDMQIAIGVGMILASVLFIKRTIDLYSIELVNKDHKRDLDIPDNICIYDINGPMFFGAAQHALKTILTTDEDLYDVIIINMENVSMIDMTAMVALRSLLESVKESNNLLVLSGLEDRMLHKLSKIGIIQEKGVIEFYNNVDNAVKSIKAK comes from the coding sequence ATGAAATCAAATTTATTCTCAGGTGTTGTAGTTGGAATTATTTCCTTACCTTTATCAATGGCATTATCAATAGCAATTGGTACACCTCCAGAAAATGGAATATATACAGCTATTATTGCAGGAATATTAACTGCAATATTTGGTAGTAGTAGGGTAAATATTAGTGGACCTACTGCTGCTTTTGTAGTTATTTTAATACCTATTGTTCAACAATATGGATTAAAAGGCTTACTTGTTTGTGGTATTTTATCAGGGATTTTCCAAATTCTAATGGGATTGTCAAAGCTAGGAAGCTTAATTGAGTTAGTACCTTATCCTATTACAGTGGGTTTTACATCAGGAATTGCAATAGTAATTGCAACTTTACAAATCAAAGATTTTTTTGGTCTAACTGTAGAGCATTTTGATGGTGACTTTTTAGAAAAGGTTTATATCCTTTTTACATCTTTACATACGTTTAGAATCGAAGAGTTTAGTATTGGATTACTAACTATTTTAATAATTGTTTTTTGGAAAAAGAAAAACTATAAAACTCCAGGTTCTTTAGTTTCTTTGGTTGTTGTTACAGTATTAGCTTATCTTTATAATAACTATGCAGATGCTTATCAAATTGCAACAATTAATTCAAACTTTTCTTATATAGTAAATGGTGAAACATTTTCAGGGATACCTTCAAATCCTTTAACTTTTACTATACCTTGGGCTGACTTTACAATTACGAAAGAATTAATAAAAGATTTAATTCCTCATTCAATTGCAATTGCAGTTTTAGGTTCTTTAGAATCATTATTATGTGCTGTTATTTCAGATGGTATGACAAAGAAAAAAACTAATCCAAACAAAGAATTAATAGGACAAGGTATTACAAATGTAATTTTACCATTTTTTGCAGGTATTCCAGCTACTGCTGCGATTGCTAGAACTGTTGTAAATATTAAATCAGGTGCAACTAGTCCTCTTTCTTCTGTTTTTAACTCTGTATTTATTTTTATAGCAGTTATTTCTATTGCTCCTATTCTATCTTATCTTCCTATGGCTTCATTATCAGGATTATTACTTATAGTTGCGTGGAATATGTCTGAATATAAACACTTTATTAATATAGTGAAAAATGCTCCAAGAGATGATATATATATTTTACTTACTTGTTTTATATTAACTGTTTTATTAGATATGCAAATTGCAATTGGTGTGGGAATGATTCTTGCTTCTGTTTTATTTATAAAAAGAACTATTGATTTATACTCAATTGAATTGGTTAATAAAGACCATAAACGAGATTTAGATATTCCAGATAATATTTGTATTTATGATATTAATGGACCAATGTTTTTTGGTGCAGCACAACACGCCCTAAAAACAATATTAACAACAGATGAAGATCTATACGATGTAATTATTATAAATATGGAAAACGTATCAATGATTGATATGACTGCAATGGTTGCATTAAGATCTCTATTAGAATCTGTTAAAGAAAGTAATAATTTATTAGTATTATCAGGACTTGAAGATAGAATGTTACATAAATTATCAAAAATAGGTATTATTCAAGAGAAAGGTGTTATCGAATTTTATAATAATGTAGATAATGCAGTAAAATCTATAAAAGCAAAATAA
- a CDS encoding TetR/AcrR family transcriptional regulator, translating into MNKINQEISKIKKELYLEESIKYFDTIGFKDSKINEISKALDTSVGTIYNIFNSKEELYLEYLIYKLRKFLHNIEKEKTEDPYANLCVYLKYKYEFFIYINENESKPITNDPYFFHKLDIAKHPIVDHIYDYLEEQFKLMIDEPYISYRHLAILFKKFSDGFIESYILEAYETQNIVDHTLTMFLNGLLRKNN; encoded by the coding sequence ATGAACAAAATCAATCAAGAAATAAGTAAAATTAAGAAAGAATTATATTTAGAAGAATCAATTAAATATTTTGATACTATAGGATTTAAAGACTCCAAGATAAATGAAATATCTAAAGCTTTAGATACTTCTGTAGGAACGATTTATAATATTTTTAACTCAAAAGAAGAATTATATTTAGAATATCTAATTTATAAATTAAGAAAATTCTTACATAATATAGAAAAAGAAAAAACAGAAGATCCCTATGCTAATTTATGTGTTTACTTAAAATATAAATATGAATTTTTTATTTATATTAATGAAAATGAATCAAAACCAATTACAAACGATCCGTATTTCTTTCATAAACTAGATATTGCAAAACACCCTATTGTTGATCATATATACGATTATTTGGAAGAACAATTTAAACTAATGATTGATGAACCTTATATATCATATAGGCATTTAGCCATATTATTCAAAAAATTTTCTGATGGCTTTATTGAAAGTTATATTTTAGAAGCATATGAAACACAGAATATTGTAGATCATACGCTTACTATGTTTTTAAATGGATTATTAAGAAAAAATAATTAA